The following coding sequences lie in one Rhinolophus ferrumequinum isolate MPI-CBG mRhiFer1 chromosome 16, mRhiFer1_v1.p, whole genome shotgun sequence genomic window:
- the LOC117035759 gene encoding sperm flagellar protein 1 isoform X3 yields the protein MQGAARPSPPAPPLLPGVLRGLYAWLDRLPLSRPKRRLARDFSDGEADIRKVVANVPGAIEPILCALREKVVDCSTGPEDPPSTADPGVSRADVDGPCVGLTTPPHAGLLSPPVPSSVKTLLSQRAPEKMGPCVCRGRGPAGGPWEHLEPGVQQRLEEKEQALAILQETVQILQMKVVRLEHLVRLKDQRIAELTRRWDELMNEAAEKGSSERVATLPESARP from the exons ATGCAGGGTGCAGCCAGACCGAGCCCCCCGGCCCCGCCGCTGCTTCCCGGCGTGCTCCGCGGCCTCTACGCCTGGCTGGACCGGCTCCCGCTCAGCCGCCCCAAGCGCCGCCTGGCCCGGGACTTCAGCGACGGCG AGGCGGATATCCGAAAGGTGGTGGCCAACGTGCCTGGGGCCATCGAGCCCATCTTGTGTGCGCTTCGGGAAAAGGTGGTGGATTGCAGCACTGGCCCAGAGGACCCACCCAGCACAGCC GACCCAGGAGTCTCCAGGGCCGATGTTGACGGACCGTGCGTGGGGCTCACCACCCCTCCACACGCTG GCCTGCTGAGCCCCCCAGTACCCTCCAGCGTGAAGACCCTCCTGAGTCAGAGGGCTCCGGAGAAGATGGGCCCCTGTGTTTGCAGAGG TCGGGGCCCAGCTGGTGGGCCCTGGGAGCACCTGGAGCCTGGAGTgcagcagaggctggaggaaaAGGAGCAGGCACTGGCCATTCTGCAGGAGACGGTCCAG ATTTTGCAGATGAAGGTGGTGAGGCTGGAGCACCTGGTCAGGCTGAAGGACCAGCGGATTGCGGAGCTGACGAGACGCTGGGATGAGCTGATGAATGAGGCCGCAGAGAAAGGCTCCTCCGAGAGGGTGGCCACCCTGCCCGAGTCAGCCAGACCCTGA
- the ADAM8 gene encoding disintegrin and metalloproteinase domain-containing protein 8 has product MGGGWWPGRGARTRRSAQSRVPTLRLGTQTPVSSTESPDCESPTHIRAPGLQVLGSLSVPPNSEPQILIALPDPRRPDPRPRPQTRNCGPHPLLAMRRLRLWLLGALWLQVVTSSAPLPHVEQYEVVWPQRLPGPRTRRALPSHLGLYPESVSYVLEAQGHTFTLHLRKNRDLVGSGYTETYTAANGSQVTEQLQSQDHCFYQGHVAGHPQSTASLSTCDGLRGFFRAGAAIRLIEPLDGGSERGQHALYEAQHLRQKAWTCGVSNTSLESILGPRTSAAFRPRNLPLSQETRYVELYVVTDSRLFQQLRSREAVRKRVLEVVNHVDKLYQELKFRVVLVGLDIWNREDKIHISSEASVTLHNLLAWRAQHLVGRHPHDNVQLITGVDFTGNTVGLAGISTMCSGDSGAVNQDHSPNPVGVACTMAHEMGHNLGMDHDDKDVQGCYCPMSRDSGGCIMAATFGSVFPRRFSHCSRANLETFVEKPYITCLANAPDLDRLVGGPVCGNGFVERGEQCDCGQPQDCQNHCCNATTCRLVEGAECAHGTCCHECRVKPAGTLCRAAKSVCDLEDYCDGRQPACPEDAFQENGTPCLGGYCYNGACPTLAQRCQDLWGPGTRAAVETCYSYSLSSDCKGQVPLGSRRVNRCGVLFCEGGQKPPEQRSCTLTSFSATCQALVLSGGPGYEPVPEGTRCGEKRVCWKGLCEDFQVYRDVNCSSRCNGHGVCNHKRQCHCQPGWAPPYCTELVADIRTASESLPMGVLVPVLLLGVLVLAVAGVVIYRKARRPPWWRNVVPKAAMGRSNPLFHEGNSVPATGRTPAYTVGPPEPVPTMHAIHPSQPPRSTAAAVTPKRPPPAPPVAMSSPPFPVPMYTQQAPAQLRPAPPTKPLPELKPRQVVKPSSAPPIPPVKPKAGMANPGPTQGAAGPKVALKPPMQRT; this is encoded by the exons ATGGGGGGTGGCTGGTGGCCTGGGCGGGGCGCCAGGACTAGACGGAGCGCACAGAGCCGTGTTCCCACACTGCGCCTTGGGACCCAGACTCCCGTATCCTCCACCGAATCCCCAGACTGCGAATCCCCGACCCACATCCGCGCCCCCGGACTCCAGGTTCTCGGATCGCTGTCCGTGCCCCCAAACTCCGAACCCCAGATTCTCATCGCGCTCCCGGACCCCAGACGACCGGATCCCCGACCGCGCCCCCAGACTCGGAACTGTGGCCCCCATCCGCTCCTGGCAATGCGCCGTCTCAGGCTCTGGCTGCTGGGCGCGCTGTGGCTGCAGG TGGTCACCTCCAGTGCCCCCCTGCCCCACGTGGAGCAGTACGAGGTGGTGTGGCCCCAGCGCCTGCCAGGACCCCGTACCCGCCGAGCCCTGCCCTCTCACTTG GGCCTGTACCCAGAGAGTGTGAGTTATGTCCTGGAGGCCCAAGGGCACACCTTCACCCTGCACCTGCGAAAGAACAG GGACCTGGTGGGCTCGGGCTACACAGAGACCTACACGGCCGCTAATGGCTCTCAGGTGACAGAGCAGCTGCAGAGTCAG GACCACTGCTTCTACCAGGGCCATGTGGCAGGCCACCCGCAGTCTACCGCCAGCCTCAGCACCTGTGACGGCCTCAG GGGCTTCTTCCGGGCGGGCGCGGCCATCCGCCTGATTGAGCCCCTGGACGGAGGCAGTGAGCGGGGGCAGCACGCGCTCTACGAGGCACAGCACCTGCGGCAGAAGGCGTGGACCTGCGGGGTCAGCAACACCAGCCTGGAGAGCATCCTGGGCCCCCGGACCTCAGCAGCCTTCAGGCCCCGG AACTTGCCGCTGTCCCAGGAGACCCGCTACGTGGAGCTGTATGTGGTCACCGACAGCAGATTG TTCCAGCAGCTGCGGAGCAGAGAGGCAGTGCGCAAGCGGGTGCTGGAGGTGGTGAACCACGTGGACAAG CTTTATCAGGAACTCAAGTTCCGCGTGGTCCTAGTGGGCCTGGACATCTGGAACCGGGAGGACAAGATCCACATCAGCTCCGAGGCCAGTGTCACACTGCACAACTTACTGGCCTGGCGGGCGCAGCACCTGGTGGGACGACACCCTCACGATAACGTGCAGCTCATCAC CGGGGTTGACTTCACCGGGAATACCGTGGGACTCGCCGGGATATCCACCATGTGCTCCGGAGACTCGGGGGCTGTGAACCAG GACCACAGCCCCAACCCCGTTGGCGTGGCATGTACCATGGCCCACGAGATGGGCCACAACCTGGGCATGGACCATGACGACAAAGACGTCCAGGGCTGCTACTGCCCCATGTCTCGTGATAGCGGTGGCTGCATCATGGCGGCCACATTTGG CTCTGTATTCCCCAGGAGGTTCAGTCATTGCAGCCGGGCCAACCTTGAGACGTTTGTGGAAAAGCCCTATATAACCTGCCTGGCGAATGCCCCAGACCTCGACCGCCTGGTGGGCGGCCCCGTGTGTGGAAATGGCTTTGTGGAGCGCGGGGAGCAGTGTGACTGCGGCCAGCCCCAG GACTGTCAGAACCACTGCTGCAACGCTACCACCTGCCGGCTGGTGGAGGGGGCCGAGTGTGCCCATGGCACCTGTTGTCATGAATGCAGG GTGAAGCCGGCTGGCACGCTGTGCCGTGCCGCCAAGAGTGTGTGTGACCTGGAGGACTACTGTGATGGCCGGCAGCCCGCGTGCCCAGAGGACGCCTTCCAGGAGAATGGCACACCTTGCCTGGGGGGCTACTGCTACAACGGCGCCTGCCCTACGCTGGCCCAGAGATGTCAGGATTTGTGGGGACCAG GCACACGGGCTGCTGTGGAGACATGCTATAGCTACAGCCTCTCATCAGACTGCAAGGGCCAGGTGCCCCTTGGCTCCCGCAG AGTCAACAGGTGTGGTGTCCTGTTCTGCGAGGGCGGGCAGAAGCCCCCAGAGCAACGCTCCTGCACCCTGACCTCCTTCTCAGCTACTTGCCAGGCTCTTGTCCTGAGTGGCGGTCCTGGGTACGAGCCAGTGCCCGAAGGCACCAGGTGCGGCGAGAAGAGG GTTTGCTGGAAAGGACTCTGCGAGGACTTCCAAGTTTACAGAGACGTGAACTGCTCCTCCAGGTGCAACGGGCATGGG GTGTGCAACCACAAGAGGCAGTGCCACTGCCAACCGGGCTGGGCCCCACCCTACTGCACAGAGCTGGTGGCTGACATACGTACAG CATCCGAGAGCCTCCCGATGGGCGTGCTGGTGCCTGTGTTGCTCTTGGGGGTGCTGGTGCTCGCCGTGGCAGGCGTGGTCATCTACCGCAAGGCCAGGAGGCCCCCCTGGTGGAG GAACGTGGTCCCCAAGGCCGCCATGGGACGCTCCAACCCCCTGTTCCATGAGGGGAACAGTGTGCCAGCTACGGGCAGGACTCCAGCATACACCGTGGGCCCCCCAGAGCCGGTCCCTACCATGCATGCCATCCACCCCAGCCAGCCCCCCAGGTCCACAGCTGCCGCAGTGACCCCTAAACGGCCACCCCCTGCT CCTCCGGTCGCCATGTCCAGCCCACCCTTCCCGGTTCCTATGTACACCCAGCAGGCACCAGCCCAG CTCCGACCTGCTCCTCCCACCAAGCCCCTCCCAGAGCTGAAGCCCAGGCAG GTGGTCAAGCCAAGCTCTGCGCCTCCAATACCACCGGTTAAGCCCAAGGCTGGAATGGCCAACCCTGGACCCACTCAG GGAGCTGCTGGCCCAAAGGTTGCGCTGAAACCCCCCATGCAGAGGACGTGA
- the LOC117035759 gene encoding sperm flagellar protein 1 isoform X2, with amino-acid sequence MLAEIVKHFHPQLVDLHNYVPTCNTDQKLSNWSVLNRKVFHKLHFCVSEADIRKVVANVPGAIEPILCALREKVVDCSTGPEDPPSTADPGVSRADVDGPCVGLTTPPHAGLLSPPVPSSVKTLLSQRAPEKMGPCVCRGRGPAGGPWEHLEPGVQQRLEEKEQALAILQETVQILQMKVVRLEHLVRLKDQRIAELTRRWDELMNEAAEKGSSERVATLPESARP; translated from the exons aTGCTGGCGGAGATCGTGAAGCACTTCCACCCCCAGCTCGTGGACCTGCACAACTATGTGCCCACCTGCAACACTGACCAGAAGCTCAGCAACTGGAGCGTGCTCAACAG GAAAGTCTTTCACAAGCTGCATTTCTGTGTCTCAGAGGCGGATATCCGAAAGGTGGTGGCCAACGTGCCTGGGGCCATCGAGCCCATCTTGTGTGCGCTTCGGGAAAAGGTGGTGGATTGCAGCACTGGCCCAGAGGACCCACCCAGCACAGCC GACCCAGGAGTCTCCAGGGCCGATGTTGACGGACCGTGCGTGGGGCTCACCACCCCTCCACACGCTG GCCTGCTGAGCCCCCCAGTACCCTCCAGCGTGAAGACCCTCCTGAGTCAGAGGGCTCCGGAGAAGATGGGCCCCTGTGTTTGCAGAGG TCGGGGCCCAGCTGGTGGGCCCTGGGAGCACCTGGAGCCTGGAGTgcagcagaggctggaggaaaAGGAGCAGGCACTGGCCATTCTGCAGGAGACGGTCCAG ATTTTGCAGATGAAGGTGGTGAGGCTGGAGCACCTGGTCAGGCTGAAGGACCAGCGGATTGCGGAGCTGACGAGACGCTGGGATGAGCTGATGAATGAGGCCGCAGAGAAAGGCTCCTCCGAGAGGGTGGCCACCCTGCCCGAGTCAGCCAGACCCTGA
- the LOC117035759 gene encoding sperm flagellar protein 1 isoform X1: MQGAARPSPPAPPLLPGVLRGLYAWLDRLPLSRPKRRLARDFSDGVMLAEIVKHFHPQLVDLHNYVPTCNTDQKLSNWSVLNRKVFHKLHFCVSEADIRKVVANVPGAIEPILCALREKVVDCSTGPEDPPSTADPGVSRADVDGPCVGLTTPPHAGLLSPPVPSSVKTLLSQRAPEKMGPCVCRGRGPAGGPWEHLEPGVQQRLEEKEQALAILQETVQILQMKVVRLEHLVRLKDQRIAELTRRWDELMNEAAEKGSSERVATLPESARP, encoded by the exons ATGCAGGGTGCAGCCAGACCGAGCCCCCCGGCCCCGCCGCTGCTTCCCGGCGTGCTCCGCGGCCTCTACGCCTGGCTGGACCGGCTCCCGCTCAGCCGCCCCAAGCGCCGCCTGGCCCGGGACTTCAGCGACGGCG tgaTGCTGGCGGAGATCGTGAAGCACTTCCACCCCCAGCTCGTGGACCTGCACAACTATGTGCCCACCTGCAACACTGACCAGAAGCTCAGCAACTGGAGCGTGCTCAACAG GAAAGTCTTTCACAAGCTGCATTTCTGTGTCTCAGAGGCGGATATCCGAAAGGTGGTGGCCAACGTGCCTGGGGCCATCGAGCCCATCTTGTGTGCGCTTCGGGAAAAGGTGGTGGATTGCAGCACTGGCCCAGAGGACCCACCCAGCACAGCC GACCCAGGAGTCTCCAGGGCCGATGTTGACGGACCGTGCGTGGGGCTCACCACCCCTCCACACGCTG GCCTGCTGAGCCCCCCAGTACCCTCCAGCGTGAAGACCCTCCTGAGTCAGAGGGCTCCGGAGAAGATGGGCCCCTGTGTTTGCAGAGG TCGGGGCCCAGCTGGTGGGCCCTGGGAGCACCTGGAGCCTGGAGTgcagcagaggctggaggaaaAGGAGCAGGCACTGGCCATTCTGCAGGAGACGGTCCAG ATTTTGCAGATGAAGGTGGTGAGGCTGGAGCACCTGGTCAGGCTGAAGGACCAGCGGATTGCGGAGCTGACGAGACGCTGGGATGAGCTGATGAATGAGGCCGCAGAGAAAGGCTCCTCCGAGAGGGTGGCCACCCTGCCCGAGTCAGCCAGACCCTGA